The region CGCGTGAAGCTTAGATGTTtcacttataaacacacattgCCCAGTcggagattcgaacccgcgaccCCCTGACCGCgcgtccgctgctctaaccattaGGTATGTGCCTCCACACATGTCAGTGTGGTGATACAGAATTCTGGCTGGTCTTATGaagttatagaaatattataCGTTTCTGGTGGATCATAGTAACAGGTTActgtaataataaagatttctgaCTGGTCATACAATGTACAAATATAATGTTATAGAACTCTGACAAGGGTTATGTTTGTGCGTCTCCGTTGACGCTGTGTAAGGTTGTTAGGAAGGTACTGTGATAGTGTTCAGGGTTGATTGGAAAATAATTGTACATGCTATGCCAGGGAACTATAAAGGTTAGAGTCTTCTACAGCAACAGCATCTCGCATATCCAGTAATTTGTATGCTCCCAAGAGGAGTAGAAGATATGAGATCTGGTTTATGTACCATAGAAGGAAATTTTCTCCTTAGAATCACTTCTCACTACATCTCCATTAAACTTTAATCAATTCTTTTTCGTATGTGTTTTGCTTGCCTTTCttcattacaattatcattagtgctaatgattttctttatattacgAATGGAATTTCAATTGATTGCACATATTTTTGTCTCAAATTCCTTAAAGTGTATCTCACATTCAACTGTATGATTTATACATATTGTGTTATTTATCTCTTAAAACTTCACACGTGAGTATATACTTCGCTATTTTCTTTCTAACAAAATTTTTTATAAAGGTCAGTAGGATGTCAGAAGTAATACTGCACTGGGCTATATATCTTACATAAAGACCAGATCTACTTCAACctgcattgtttttattgtctaaATATTTCAGTCAACTGATCTACCAGTACGGCATATACATTTTCCCATTATTAATTTGTCCATTATTCAAACTTCAGCCGATAAAAGATTAATTGCTATGGTGAAAGCAAAGGCCAGCCATTttgaatagtaaatatatatataaaacattgtcTCTAACAATTTTACTAGTCTAccgcatatgtgtctgtgtggataCATATGGATACAGACACTCAAATGGAGATGGGGAGAGGTAAAATAGAGAAACAGGTTGTGATTTACCTGTTTTTCACCAACCAGTAGTCCTGTCCATTTTCTGTTCCGTATCCAACTACCAAGATCCCATGGTTCAATTTGTGGTTACAATCATTACTTACGTAAACGCCATGACTGTAGAATTGGAATGTAGAAGGACTTGCATCGATGGCAGCAGAGACCGGACCCACGTTGGCCACTGCTATTTGTAGTGCGTGCTCTGTCTTTAACACATCAACATAATTAATGTCAAAAGCGACTACTTTGCTCCTGTTATACCAACACctctgttgctatatatatatatataaaaaaagtagcGATATAGAAGTTAGATTAAACTGGTAAAACGAGTAAGCAaaagttgttttttaaatatcaaaaaattCTCTATGTCAGCAACAATTatagagcaaacacacacacaaatacgcgcgcgcacacacgcaccccccacaTTCTAAAGAGTCTATGCTGTCATCAATGGACAAATAGTAACATGTATAAGAAGCGAATGGATTCAATAATGATAGTAAAGTAAATATTCGTCATTGAGTGCTGGAAGGATACTGTGTGGCGAAAGCATGTTGTATCGCTGTAGAATCGCAAAGTACTCACTTAATCGAGTTTATATGGCGTCATTGCATTTCAATGTGCTTGATATGAACaatcttacatataataaaacgcAATGTGTTTCACGTCAGTCACTctggtagagagaaactaaaacaacaaacggAGTAGGAGCGAATGCTAGTCAGAGATGCTAAATGCAGGCGAACTGTAGAGACGTTTTGCTCTGAAGTCGctgatattttaatcaaaataaaactgtAAATTTTTATCgtgaattattttatcaatagttattaaaatatttattgaaagatattACATCCTCTTAccatttgaaatgaaaaaatatcataaattgatataaatatataaagaaataaactttTGTCCCTGGAACTCAAAGAATATGTTAGAAAGTGCAACTCATGTGGTTAAACTACAgcatattttccaaaatattgaaTAGTTTACCTATAAATAGTATATTATAGCAACAAATAGTATAATAAGTGTTGGACCTAAACACAGTAtactataaacaaatatgtagaaattgagtgtgtatatattacatacatgtcatatatacctgtgtgtgtaacTACTTAACTGCATGGATATACTTGTGCCTGCTATATTTAATATTTCCGGATAGATAGAAGAATAACGGACATGGGTATATATCAACTCACCTCTGCGCGGTATGGGTAGGATATTTCTGATTCTATACCAAATATTCGGATATAGCTGAATGCATGGTCCATAAGTCCTCCGTTGCAACCATTGTTTCCTGAAATGTTTAACAGgcaattttctatatattgattCTAAAGTTTACACAcgcgctcgtacacacacacacacacacacacacacacacacacacacgtacacacacacatacacacacacgcacacacacacacacacacacacacattgcgggGTTATATAAAATAGGTGTGGGATTCGGAAGTCATTGTTCCAAACTAATCAtgtaagaacaaaaaaagaaaagaaggaaacacCTTATAATACTTTtgcttgtcattgcgttacttagaCTGTCAGTAACTCTTTCACGtgattaaagaaaaagagagagaaatagaaggaaaGACATGCGTCCGTGacgtgaggtagagggaatgtaattgtaacactttgaggagaaagaaaaaggagagagaaaaagaggcgaagagtgagacagaaagagggagagagaagcgtccatgacgtgatGTAGGGGGAACGAAATGTTTATTACGTGATTAAAAAAGTTAGTTGGAGGTAGAGGAgagttaaaaatgtaattttagcagaggggagATATTCTGAAGGTGAAGTtaaagaaaggtagagagagagagagaagggagagatagaggctgatggtggtggagatggagttTGTTTTGGTAGTgactggatagtgaaaagtgtgttgttttaattgaacaaagtttttttttatatcacctattacttaacgcatgcgcatagaACAtcaagagctggaacaaataccacaacgcTCTAATTCATATTTGTTGGTCTAATAAtcttaactagtactttatttttattggccccgaaagggCGAAATTTAAAGTTGaccccggtgggatttgaactcagaatgcactgCAAGGCATTTCGTTTGCAAAGTTCTAAAAATCTTGCCAATTCATCGCTTTGGACATAAGTAAGTAGTTTTAGCAGTCTTATGATAGTGGTGTGCcggataaaatattttgcagtattaagtttcatttctttatgttcAATATTGGCCaaggtcagttttgtctttcGTCTGTGCATTGTAGCAAAACTCTTATTAATAGCGCACCCGAGACACCGAAGTTAGGTTCTTTGGTGACGTAATATTTTTACCTTATTCTTCTGATTTAATAACAGGTTTTTCTTttggaaaaatataattacattttaacaTTAGAATACGAAGCATATATTGCAAGTGAGAGGCGTTAACTGTTACAGTAGAACAATTTCATAAACAATTTCATACAGTGTATAGAaagttaatataaatttatttaccgAATGCTGAAGAGCAGTCTATAAGATTTTGTTCCGACAATGAAATCAGTTTGCCATATTTTCTGAAGATCTGTCCTTCAAGTGAACCGGTAGAAGAAAATGCCCAGCACGAACCACACAGTCCCTGAAAATAGTCAATGCACAAATATCACGATGCAAATAAGTATGTGAATATacgatttttctttgagttttatttaagttcttgttAAGAGTGTTTAAACCgctcgctaacaaagcgacacgactttttgagttaagagaattCCCGTTGTTTGTAGATATGTGGTTGAGTGGaatgttggttgaactgtcgatgcatataACCAAGTACGTGCATCTATTCATCTAAAGAgtctcagatggagaatcttcGGAATGTCTTGTAAATTTTTACTATGACGTTAATAGATTGGATCTGGAGAAAGCGCGTCAATTTCTTGTACTATTTCTTTGAAAAGcctagtatttctttcttttttttgtgtgtaaatcTGTAGATACAAAGCCTAATGCACTTATGATGAttggtacaaatgagaatttatatcCAGAGTAAAAGAACTGTAGGTCTCtcattaattcaccataaataTTCTCATTTTCCTGAACTTGTGATTGTACATTTACATCTGCTGGACAGCTGGCGTCTGCAACAGTGTATGACTTTTGTTCTCTGTCCCACAGATCACTATCAGATCCATTACAATAGTACcgaattgctgtttttattggagtgttccaccagcattccttgtttttaaaggtgtgaatacctgTTGGTTGTGACAGTCCTTGCAGATAACATTGTAAAAAGTTTTTGTATCGTTGTCATGTCTCATGGGTACGTGGTATCTTATTTTgaagctgctgctgttgatgtgaGCGATATCTTTGACACTGATATAGCATATCCGACATTGTCTATCACAACATGGGGGACTGGTggtatctttgtctctcttgtttaccaAGTATTTAGTAACTATCTTCTGTTCCTGGACAGTGAAGGCATATCCTAAGTGGGATGTAATGTATCTTTCACAGGTCCAGGAGAAGCTACTCTTCCTGTTGATGCTGATGTTATCCTGTAGCTTATGAGATATTATCCATGAATTGCTTTTTGCTGATATGACGTCTTCTCGAAGCTTCTGTTTAGGGAGGACAGTCCAACCTCCTTTTGATCACACAAGACAGTTGCACTCTCAAAGTATCTGCTCAGTTCTTCCCCTATTCTGAGGATGTTACTCTCACTTTTGAGTATACATGTAAtatactcatttctttctttactgtacAGCAGGTGTTGTCTGAGTGATACAATGCCTTAGAGCTGAGATGCACAatacaatacacacgcacgcacgcacgcacgcacgcacacacgcacacacacacacacacacacacacacacacacacacacacaatttacatcTA is a window of Octopus bimaculoides isolate UCB-OBI-ISO-001 chromosome 10, ASM119413v2, whole genome shotgun sequence DNA encoding:
- the LOC106869396 gene encoding procathepsin L isoform X1 — protein: MMLPLLTFITGFTIVSAKLIPNDENWELYKSTFRKEYRNAETENFRRAIWKENGNYINQHNLEADMGIHTFWMDMNEYADLSNREFVEMMNGFLPQNSSTETFISDKLVYLPRMVDWRQHGYVTGVKNQGLCGSCWAFSSTGSLEGQIFRKYGKLISLSEQNLIDCSSAFGNNGCNGGLMDHAFSYIRIFGIESEISYPYRAEQQRCWYNRSKVVAFDINYVDVLKTEHALQIAVANVGPVSAAIDASPSTFQFYSHGVYVSNDCNHKLNHGILVVGYGTENGQDYWLVKNSWGESWGDGGYIKMARNRNNMCSIASLASYPLV